The genomic region CGAACGAGACGGTGCATAGTCAAACAAGCATATTATGAAAATTGTAATTTTGGACGGATACTCGGTCAATCCCGGAGACCTTGACTGGAATGCGCTGCAAGCCATGGGCGAACTTGCAATCTATGATCGGACAGACCCCGCCGATATTGTGGAACGTTGCTGCGGTGCCGAAATCGTGTTGACCAATAAAGTGCCTTTCACGGCCGAGACGATAACCCGGCTTCCCGATTTGCGTTACATCGGTGTGTTGGCAACCGGTTACAACATCATCGATACCCGGGCCGCAGCCGCCCGGGGAATTGTGGTGACCAATATTCCCGCTTACAGTACCGAGTCGGTGGCGCAGATGGTCTTTGCCCACCTGCTCAACATTACAAACCGTGTCGGTGAATATGCCTTGCAGAATCGCGCCGGTCGCTGGTCGCGCAGTGCCGATTTCTGTTATTGGGACGCGCCGCTTGTCGAGTTGTCGGGAAAACACATGGGAATCGTCGGTTTGGGTCACACCGGGCAGGCGACCGCCCGCATAGCCCAGGCTTTCGGTCTTACGGTTTGTGCTTATACGTCCAAGGCCGTCGAACAGTTGCCCGGCTACATACACAAGGCGTCGCTCGACGAACTTTTCTCGGAGTGCGACATTGTCAGCCTCCACTGCCCCCTCAATGAGCAGACATTCCATTTGGTCGATGCCGAACGCTTGAAGATGATGAAACCCTCGGCCATACTCATCAATACCGGGCGCGGCCCGCTCGTCGATGAGCAGGCTGTTGCCGAAGCGCTCAATGAGGGACGTCTCGCCGCATTTGGTGCCGATGTGCTCGATGTGGAACCGGCGCGAGCCGACAACCCTTTGCTTACGGCACGCAACAGTTTCCTTACACCCCACATCGCGTGGGCTACCTATGAGGCACGGAAACGCCTGCTCGACATCTGCGTCGAGAACGTTGCGGCCTTTATGGCCGGAGCGCCGATTCATGTCGTGGCCTGAGAGGGCAGCCTCCCGTATATTTGATTTTTTTCGAAATGCTTTTTGCAGAATTGCCGCATATCGTTGCGCCCGGCTCTCACTGAGAGGGAAAAACCATACGATGTGAACACCGAGGCCTCTTGGGGGGGATAAGGAGAAACAGCCGGTATGTTGAGACGATGCTGCATTTGTTTTTTTCTATTGAGTGCACTACTCCCTGTGATAGCTGCCGAGACTTGCCCCGGCACGGGGCAGGTCATCGGCAAGTTGTCGCGAGAGCCTGTCCCTTATACCGGAGTTTCGGAACAGCCCGATGTGCCGGTCAGTACGGGAGTCATAGAAAATCCCGACGCGCCCGAGACAGGCAGAGGTATAAGATGAAGTGTGTCAAGCTCAGCAGCGGGACGTTGGTACCGGCCATCGGTGTCACGGTGCAGTTTTAGAAATTTTCCTCATGACAGGCTCGGTGCCTTTAACGCATGGCGTATGGCGTCTTCCGTGGGCATGAAGGGCCGTTGTTTTTCATATTTACCCTCTTGGTCCGAGGAAAGGGTAGGGGCAGGCCGCTTCTCTCCAACGCTCGATGCGGGTTTTTGAGGGATAGCTCCTTGTCCTTTTAACGAAGAGTTTGTGAAATAAAAATGCTTTTTCTAAAAAAATCCGAGCGAAAAAATTTGTTTATTAAAACGTTTTAATTACATTTGCGAATAGCCTTACAAGAGTTGACATGCGACAACGTAGAGTTACCATCAAAGATATTGCCACGGAAGCGGGAGTTTCGATAGCCCTCGTGTCGTTTGTCATGAGCAACCAAGACGGGAAGGAGACCTATCGGGTAAATAAGGAGACCGCCAAACGTATCCTTGAAGTGGCCGAACGCCTCAATTACCAGCCCAATAATGCCGCCCGTGCCCTGCGGAGCGGCAAGACACGCGCCATCGGGGTCATCGTTTCTGATATTTCCAATAAATTTTTTGCCGATATAGCCCGTTGCATCGAAGACAAGGCGTTCAAATACAAATACACGGTGCTTTTCGGGAGTACCGATGAAAGTGCGAAAAAGTTGGAAAATCTCATCGATGTTTTTCTCGATAAGGGAGTCGACGGCCTCATTATCGTCCCTTGCGATGGAGCCGATGAGGCGATTCGTCTTGTGGCCGGGCAAGGTCTCCCGGTGGTCTTGATTGACCGCGAAGTGACGGGCGCCGAGTTGAACAGCGTGATTTTGAATAATGTCAGGGCCGGTACGCAGGCAACCGAAATACTCTTGTCGCAAGGTTGCCGTCGTATCGAAATGATTTCATACTCCATGCGCGTCAGCAATATTCGAGAACGCGAGGAGGGGTATCGTTTAGCTATGGAAAATGCCGGCTTGGCTACTGAATGTACCATTCACCGCTTGCGTTTTGGAAAACTTGAACGAATGACCGAAATCATACGTTCCGCCAAGGAGCATGGTGTTGAAGGGCTGGTTTTTGCCACCAATACCTTGTCGATTGCCGGACTCAAGGAGATTACCCGCAATGGCTTGCGCATTCCCGAAGACTTTTTTGTGTCGACGTTTGACTGCAACGAGGCTTTTGAAATCACCAATACCGACATCGCCTATGTGCAGCAGCCTGTCGAGCAGTTCGGTTCCGAAGCTATTGATTTACTCATCAGAATCATCGAACAGAAAGAGAAACCCATGATTCACACGCGCATCATTCTTTCGCCCGAGTTGGTCGTCAACCGTAAAATCCCGGCGGCATTTCGGGTCGGAGAATCATGACGTGTTTTCAATATCTTACAAGAACTTAATATTTACATATCCATGAAAATGCAAAAACTGAGGGGAATTATTCCCCCGATGATTACCCCGCTTAACGGGAATGATGAACTCGATTACGAAGGTACTGAACGTCTGACCGAACATATCCTTGCAGGAGGTGTGCATGCACTTTTCCTTTTAGGTACGACAGGAGAAGCCCAAAGTCTTACCTATCGTTTGCGATATGAATTTGTAGAACGGGTATGTAAGCTGGTCGATGGCCGTGTCCCCGTATTGGTGGGCGTGACCGATACCTCACTCGATGAGAGCGTGAAATTGGCGGCTCATGCGGCGAACTGCGGCGCGGTGGGCGTCGTGGCTGCACCCCCTTATTATTTTGCTCCGGCACAACAGGAGTTGATTGAATATTATACGGCCTTGGCCGACAAATTGCCCTTGCCGCTGTATCTTTACAACATGCCGTCGCATGTAAAAGTTTTCCTCGAACCGCAAACGGTGAAGACTTTGGCCGACCATGCGAATATCGTTGGCCTCAAAGACAGCTCGGCAAACATGACCTATTTCCAGACGTTGCTTTATCACTTGGGACAGCGTGATGATTTCTCCCTCTATGTCGGCCCCGAAGAGTTGACGGGTGAAAGCGTCCTCATGGGGGCGGCCGGCGGAGTCAATGGCGGTGCGAATATTTTTCCCGAACTCTATGTCGGCATGTATAATGCCGCGAGCGAGCATGATATTGAGCATCTGAGAGAGTTGCAGCGTTGCATCATGCAGATAAGCACGACCATATACACGGTTGGAAAATACGGTTCGAGTTATTTGAAAGGTCTTAAATGTGCTCTTTCTTTGTTGGGAATTTGCAATGATTACCTTTCTTATCCCTATCAGAAATTCCGTAATGAAGAGCGTGCGCGCATACGTCAGGCCCTTGAAGCCCTGGGAGTAAAATGCCGGGAATAGACTTGTCGAACAGAATTCATCATAACTCGCTATAAATGGAAATTACAATACTCGATTACATCGTTTTCTTCGTCTTTGTGGGAGGCGTGGCCTTGTTTGGCTGCTCGTTCTATTTCCGCACCCGCAACGATGCCGCGGCATTCACGGCCGCCAAAGGTTCCCTGCCTGCCTGGGTGGTGGGCATGTCGATTTTTGCCACCTTTGTCAGCAGCATCAGCTTCCTGGGATTGCCCGGCGATGCCTATAAGGGAAATTGGAATCCCTTCGTGTTCAGCCTTTCGATACCGGTAGCCACCTACCTGGCTGCCAAGGTCTTTATTCCGCTCTATCGAAGCATCAACAGCGTATCGGCTTATCATTATCTCGAACAACGTTTCGGATATTGGGCCCGTTGTTATGTGGCCATTTGCTATTTGCTGACCCAGTTGGCTCGTGTAGGGTCGATACTG from Candidatus Caccoplasma merdavium harbors:
- a CDS encoding D-2-hydroxyacid dehydrogenase; protein product: MKIVILDGYSVNPGDLDWNALQAMGELAIYDRTDPADIVERCCGAEIVLTNKVPFTAETITRLPDLRYIGVLATGYNIIDTRAAAARGIVVTNIPAYSTESVAQMVFAHLLNITNRVGEYALQNRAGRWSRSADFCYWDAPLVELSGKHMGIVGLGHTGQATARIAQAFGLTVCAYTSKAVEQLPGYIHKASLDELFSECDIVSLHCPLNEQTFHLVDAERLKMMKPSAILINTGRGPLVDEQAVAEALNEGRLAAFGADVLDVEPARADNPLLTARNSFLTPHIAWATYEARKRLLDICVENVAAFMAGAPIHVVA
- a CDS encoding LacI family DNA-binding transcriptional regulator; protein product: MRQRRVTIKDIATEAGVSIALVSFVMSNQDGKETYRVNKETAKRILEVAERLNYQPNNAARALRSGKTRAIGVIVSDISNKFFADIARCIEDKAFKYKYTVLFGSTDESAKKLENLIDVFLDKGVDGLIIVPCDGADEAIRLVAGQGLPVVLIDREVTGAELNSVILNNVRAGTQATEILLSQGCRRIEMISYSMRVSNIREREEGYRLAMENAGLATECTIHRLRFGKLERMTEIIRSAKEHGVEGLVFATNTLSIAGLKEITRNGLRIPEDFFVSTFDCNEAFEITNTDIAYVQQPVEQFGSEAIDLLIRIIEQKEKPMIHTRIILSPELVVNRKIPAAFRVGES
- a CDS encoding dihydrodipicolinate synthase family protein, with translation MQKLRGIIPPMITPLNGNDELDYEGTERLTEHILAGGVHALFLLGTTGEAQSLTYRLRYEFVERVCKLVDGRVPVLVGVTDTSLDESVKLAAHAANCGAVGVVAAPPYYFAPAQQELIEYYTALADKLPLPLYLYNMPSHVKVFLEPQTVKTLADHANIVGLKDSSANMTYFQTLLYHLGQRDDFSLYVGPEELTGESVLMGAAGGVNGGANIFPELYVGMYNAASEHDIEHLRELQRCIMQISTTIYTVGKYGSSYLKGLKCALSLLGICNDYLSYPYQKFRNEERARIRQALEALGVKCRE